One region of Carya illinoinensis cultivar Pawnee chromosome 8, C.illinoinensisPawnee_v1, whole genome shotgun sequence genomic DNA includes:
- the LOC122319363 gene encoding uncharacterized protein LOC122319363 isoform X2 — MDPFLNTLHMLDEDYVDHEDLMIEAMALHIQPHAAEGAFSSRCPNSQPLETHDDYFVQKRDASGRLGLSSLQKMTMVIRMLAYRVTADLMHEYVRIGESITRLNMKKFVKAIVSIFGGEYLRSTTRNDIVRLLEVGQRRGILGMLGSIDCMH, encoded by the exons ATGGATCCCTTTCTCAATACTCTTCATATGTTAGATGAAGATTATGTTGATCATGAGGATCTTATGATAGAAGCAATGGCCCTACATATACAACCACATGCAGCCGAGGGAGCATTTTCTTCACGTTGTCCTAATTCTCAACCTC TTGAGACTCATGATGATTATTTTGTCCAAAAGAGAGACGCTAGTGGGAGGCTTGGATTGTCTTCCCTTCAAAAGATGACCATGGTAATTAGAATGCTCGCATATAGGGTAACAGCAGATCTTATGCATGAGTATGTAAGAATTGGAGAAAGCATTACACgattgaatatgaagaaatttgTAAAGGCGATCGTGTCAATCTTTGGGGGTGAGTACTTGAGGTCTACAACCAGAAATGATATAGTGAGGTTACTAGAAGTTGGACAAAGGCGTGGGATTTTAGGAATGTTGGGtagcattgattgcatgcactAG
- the LOC122319363 gene encoding uncharacterized protein LOC122319363 isoform X1 — translation MDPFLNTLHMLDEDYVDHEDLMIEAMALHIQPHAAEGAFSSRCPNSQPRMFIQCNPHESLWKVETHDDYFVQKRDASGRLGLSSLQKMTMVIRMLAYRVTADLMHEYVRIGESITRLNMKKFVKAIVSIFGGEYLRSTTRNDIVRLLEVGQRRGILGMLGSIDCMH, via the exons ATGGATCCCTTTCTCAATACTCTTCATATGTTAGATGAAGATTATGTTGATCATGAGGATCTTATGATAGAAGCAATGGCCCTACATATACAACCACATGCAGCCGAGGGAGCATTTTCTTCACGTTGTCCTAATTCTCAACCTCGTATGTTCATCCAATGCAATCCACATGAAAGCCTTTGGAAGG TTGAGACTCATGATGATTATTTTGTCCAAAAGAGAGACGCTAGTGGGAGGCTTGGATTGTCTTCCCTTCAAAAGATGACCATGGTAATTAGAATGCTCGCATATAGGGTAACAGCAGATCTTATGCATGAGTATGTAAGAATTGGAGAAAGCATTACACgattgaatatgaagaaatttgTAAAGGCGATCGTGTCAATCTTTGGGGGTGAGTACTTGAGGTCTACAACCAGAAATGATATAGTGAGGTTACTAGAAGTTGGACAAAGGCGTGGGATTTTAGGAATGTTGGGtagcattgattgcatgcactAG